A stretch of DNA from Candidatus Methylomirabilis lanthanidiphila:
GGGATTGCGGGATCAGGGCGTGATCGTCCGGATCTGGTCCCTGGAGGATAATCCTACGTCGGCGGAGATCAGGCAATCGCTGGACGCATTCGCCCCTGATCTCGTTCATGGATTCCATATCAGTGCGTCGGGGCGGATCGTCACGGACACTGCGTGTCGATTAGGTATCCCCTCGATCCTCAGTGTGACCGGCACCGATGTCAACACCGACCTCTTCGATCCTCACCGGAGAGCAGAGGTCATGGATGTCCTTCGACGGGCAACGCGCGTCGTGGTCTTTCATAACGTGATGCGGGTTAAGCTCGGCAGCGAACTGCCCGAGATAGAAGACCGAATCCGGATAATCGGTCAGACGGTTCACTGCCATGAGGCCCCATTCGATCTCCGACACCACCTCGGCCTGGCACATGATGATCTGATCTTCCTGATCCCTGCAGGTATCCGACGCGTCAAAAATATCACCTTCTGCCTGAAACCGCTTGACACGCTCCGAACGCAGTATCCCCACGTCAAGGCCGTCTTCGTCGGGCCGATCATCGAGGCTGCCGAAGGGGCCAGATTGCGGGAACTTCTGCGCGATTATCCATGGGCCTTCTACCTGGGACCGGTTCCTCACGAGCAGATCTGCGCCATACTGAAGGCGGCAGATGTCGTCATCAACTCGTCGCTCTCCGAAGGCGGCATGGCCAATAGCATCCTGGAGGCGATGCATTGCGGGCGAGCAGTCCTGGCCTCGAATATCGAGGGCAACCGATCGGTCGTACGTGACGGGATCGATGGGCTCCTCTTCGCATCGGAGTCGGAGTTTGCCCACAAGGCGGAACGGCTGATCAGCGAACCGAGCCTCCGCCACGAGCTGGGGAAGAACGGCAAAGAGAAGATCGAGCGGGAGTTCTCCGGAGAACGGGAAATCCACAACTATCTCCAACTCTATCAGGACGCGATCGAGACCTGCTCGCACAGATCATAGACAATACATCATGGACCTTCACGTTCTCGATCTGTTCTGCAGAATCGTCGAATCGGGCAGCTTCTCGAAGGCGGCCGACGCGATGTACCTGACCCAACCGACGGTCAGCGGCCACATCAAGAAGCTGGAGAAACATGTAGGAGTCCGCTTGCTCGATCGCCTCGGACATCGGGCCACCCCGACCAAGGCCGGCGACCTGCTCTATCGCTATGCCAAGCGGATGCTGGCGCTCAGGCATGAGGCCCAACAGGCCATCGACGAGTTCAAAGGCGGACTGAAGGGAGAACTGATACTCGGCGCCAGCAGCATTCCCGGCGGCTATCTGTTGCCGCCGCTGATCGGACCGTTCAGGACCCGCTATCCGGACATCTCTATCGTCCTCAAAGTCTCGGACTCGAAAGCGATCATCGAGGCGGTGATCGAGGGCGCCTATGAGGTCGGCGCCGTCGGCGCGCAGTTCGATGACGGGAGGCTCGAATACAGGACATTCGCCGAAGATGAGATGGTCCTGGTCGTGCCGCCTGCGCATCCCTGGACATTCAGGAAGAGCGTCAACGTAAAGGAACTGCCAAGCCAGCCGTTTCTGATCCGGGAGCGCGGCTCCGGAACGCGTAAGATTCTGGAGCAGGCCCTGGAACGACGCCATCTGTCGGTCGGCACCTTCAAGGTGATCGGAGAGATGGGCAGTAATGAGGCGATCCGACAAGCGGTCAAGACAGGCGTAGGTATCGCCATCATCTCCAGGCTCGCCGTCGCGAGCGACATCAACTGCCGCGAACTGCATGCCGTTCCCATCGCCGGTTTGAAGTTGATCAGGCCCTTCTACCTTATCACCCACCGCCACCGTTCACGTTCCCCAATCTGTAACGCCTTTCTCACGTTTATCGGGGCCTCCACACGTTCTGAGGATTCCCACCATTCCTGATTCTATTTTCAACTGACGCACACAGCTTGACGGATGTTTCGCGTAATCTTACCCTGTGTGTGAAGGAGAACGGTCATGGTAGAGCAGCTTGTCATTAATGTGGGGAACAACATCAGAGAGCTTCGCCGCCAACGAGGCCTGTCCCTGCGGCAGCTCAGCGAACAGATCGAAGTCTCACCCAGCGCGATCAACAAGATCGAGCAGAACCTCATCTCCCCGACCCTCGGAACCGTCCTCAAGATCGTCAAAGGTCTGGGAACGACCCTTCAATCGCTCCTGAATGAACCAAGCGAGACAAGAGAGGTTGCGTATCTTTCGGAGGACAAGCGGCGAACGACTTTCGTTCCCGACCTGAAAATCAATATCCAGTCGTTGACGGGCGAGTTGCCCGATGAAGCCTTCAGCTCGGTGTTACTGACCATCCCCAAGGGCGCCAAGATGAAAGAGCGGGAGTTCCACCATCATGGGGAGGAGCTGCAACTGTGCATCAAAGGCAAAGTGAAGTTCACGATCAGAGATGAGACGTACCTCCTGAAGCGTGGGGACAGCCTTCATTTCAAGAGCGATCTTCGACACTTTTGGGAAAACGTCGGCAATAGTGAGGCCCGGCTTCTCATGATCTGCGCTCCACCGATTCATCTGGGCAGGGGTGCACACAACGGCTAGGCACCCCCGCGAGTTCCGCAGAAAAAGTTGTTGATCTCTTTTACGAGACATCGTATACTCTTTTCTACATTCACCATCATGAGTCTGGAGGCGACCGCGTCGTTCGCTGCCCGGCTTAAATCGGGACCCTTCCGGACATCGATGATCCGGTATGGACGACCAGGCGTCGAACCGAAGGTTGCCGGAGTACACGGAACCGTATAGCGATGATCTCTCCAAATGCTGAGGCGGGTCAATTTAACCTGCCTGTACCGACACAATCCACAGTTCGTGTTGTGACGTTTGACAGCCCACGAACAACAGCCGCCACGACACCTCCGCCCTCGCAGTCGATCCTTGCGCTCGGGAGGGTCACCTATGCTCGCGGGAATGGCTGCCCACCGATGAGGACCCCTGAGGAGGCTGGCGTTGGTTCCCGCCTTTGAAGGGCAGGAGCTCTTACGACAACCCCTCACACTGACCCAGGCCAGGAAACAGGCATGACACAGCAGACCCTTGTGCTGATCACCTTTCTGATTGTGACCGGTGTGCTGGTGCTGGTCTTTCAGATGGTGTTTGCCAGCACGAAACACGCGACCGACATTGCCCCGGCGCGGGTCAATCGCTATCGGACTCTCTGGTTTCTCACGCTTGCTTTTATTCTGGGCGTGGTGTTCCTGTTCACTATTCGCCGTTCCCCTTATTCGCTGTTTGCCCAGGAACGGCCGGATAAAATCTTTGCGGTAGCGGCTCAGCAGTTCGCCTTCGTCCTCTCTGATGAATCGTTCGAGAGGGAAAAGCCTTCAGCCGAAGCTTCAGGGGGCACCGTGCTGCCCGTAGGGGCCCTGGTGGAGTTCCGCGTCACCAGCCGGGATGTCAATCACGGGTTCGGGATCTTCGACCCGGATCGGACCTTGATCGCGCAGGTGCAGGCGATGCCGGGCTACGTCAACCGTTTGCGTCTGCGGTTCGACAAGCCCGGCACCTACAATGTTCTCTGTCTGGAATATTGCGGCATTGCCCATTTTATTATGCGAACGAGCGTTGAGGTCAAGTGAGGAGAAGCCGAGATGGAAAAAGCTAATGCCCGCATGACCGCCGCATGGATCGTTACCGGTCTCACCCTCTTTCCTATCCTGATCCTCCTCGGTATCGTCATGCGGGCCAATCAGGGAGGGCTGATTACCGTACCGGCAGACCGCTTTTTCGCATTTCTCACCCTCCACGGTCTCGGGATGGCGGGTACCTGGTTTGTCCTCGGCATGGCCAGCAGCAACCACCTGTTGAACAAATACTCTCCCGCGCCGTTGGCCGGCAACATCGTCGCCTATGGCCTGACCGTGATCGGTGTGGTCTTATTGATCATGGCCACCCTCATCGGGAAATTTTCCGCCGGATGGTATTTCCTTTACCCCCTTCCCTTTTATTCGACATGGGAAGAGTGGGCGACGCCGCTCTTTCTTATCAGCATCACGGTCTTAGGGGTAGGGTGGTTGGTCTGGACCCTCTCGATGCTGGTGGCCATCTTGCGGAAATATCCACTCTCCCAGGCCTTGGCGTGGCACTACCTGCTCGGGAGCAAAGAGCCGGAGGTTCCCCCATTCATTGTCGTCCTGACCGCGACGCTGATCGGTATCTTTTTCTGCCTGCTGGCTGCGGTGACCCTGCTGATCCTGTACTTCGGGGAGTATCTGGGGTGGATCAAGAACGATGCCCTCCTGATGAAGAATCTGACGTTTGTCTTTGGACACACACTGGTCAATGAGATGCTGTACCTGGCGGTGGCGGTCTTGTACGAGCTCTATCCGGCATTCGGTCATCGCGCCAAATGGAAAACCGCCTGGTATGTGGCCTTGTCCTGGAATGCGACCTTTCTCATCGTGATGTTCGCCTACTTTCACCATCTGTACATGGATTATGTCCAACCGACCGGATTCCAATTCATCGGCCAGATGGCCTCGTTTCTGGCCCCGATCCCTGCGGCGGTGGTTACGATCTTCAGCGTGCTCGCCTATACCTACCGGAACGCGATGCGCTGGAATCTGTCCTCCCTGCTCTACTTCTACGGAGTGCTGGGGTGGGCGATCGGGGGGGTGGCGGCCGTCTTGGACGCGACCATCGTCAACAACTTTGTCCTGCACAACACCCAGTGGGTTCCCGCCCACTTTCATACTTATAACCTGCTGGGTCAGATCTTCTTCACTCTCGCCTTCATCGCCTGGTTCGCAGAGCAGGTGTCCGGCACGCCCTTCTCTGTTGGATTATCGAAGAGCATCTTTGCGTTGCTGTTAGTAGGAGGCTGGGGATTCGTGGGCATGTTTTACCTCTCAGGGACGTTCTCCATTCCCAGACGATTCAATCTCTACCCGGCCGATCTGTCCCTGGGCACAACCCTGGCGAAAGGCGCCGCGATCTTCGCCATCCTGTATTTGCTCGGGACCCTCTGCTTTGTCTTCGGGGCGTCAAAGCGATGCCTCCGAGCCTTTTCCCGCTGATTGCCCTGAAAGTCCCCCGTCCGCGTCATTCCGAGGCGAAGCCGAAGCAATCTCGCCGTTCTTCGCTGTATCAAATACGGTGAGATTGCCGCACTCCCTTCGGTCGCTCGCTCGCAATGACGGAGTCGGATAGACTTTCACTAATATGGGGACTCTTGAGTAGGTTGTAAGAATGTACCGGCTCCAGACGACGTATCTTATAGGCCACATTCTCTCTTACTCTACGCCTGTCAAGCGCACAGCTTGACAGGCGTCTCACATACTCTTACCCTGTGTGTGAAGGAGAACGATCATGGTAGCGCAGCTTGCCATTAACAAAGCGACCGTCGACACCTTTGGGACAACGTCGGGAATACGGAGACCCGGCTTCTCACGATTCGCTCGCCACCGATGCCTCTTGGCAGAGGTTCGAGCGACGGTGAGATTTTTGTGACACGACACAAAACACCACTTGATCTCACAGAAAAGACGGCGTATATTATATTCTACACTCACTGCTTTACAGCGGCCCTGGAACAGGACGCCTCGCCGATGTGCTTCCCGGGCGAACAACAGTACTCTTGAAGGTGTGTATAATCGGTGTGACTCGCGAGGAGTCGAACCGGATGTTGCCGGAGTAAACGGAACCGTATAACGATGATCTTCCCAATCGCTGAGACGGCTCAGTCCAACCTGCCTAAATCGACACAATCCGGAGTTCGTGTTTTGACGTTTCGGAAGCCCTTGTACTTGAACGGCCACCACGTGATACGACCGGGGGGCTATGGGCATGATAGGTCCGCAACGCAGAAGTCTTGTTGGAGTACGGGTTAGTCTTTTACTGACGGCGCTCATCATCCTGTTTGCTGCTGTAGCCGCCGCCACGACACCTCCGCCCTCACAGTCACTCCTTGCGCTCGGGAAGGTCACCTACGCCCAGGAGTGCGCCGCATGCCATGGAACGGACGGGCACGGCAAGGGCATCGCCGCCGCCCTGATGGATATCAAGCCTCGCGACTTCGTCGCCGCCAAATATCGCCTGGTGTCGACCTGGGAGCGGCTGCCCACCGATGAAGACCTGTTCAACACGATTACCCGCGGCCTTCCCGGAACCGCCATGCCTTCATGGAAACATCTGTCCGAACGCCAACGCTGGGGTCTGGTTTATTATGTCAAATCGTTCGCCACAACCCCGATCTCCGTACGGCCGCAACAACCACCCGCGCCGGACGGGAGCGGTGGCGAAGGTATCGTCACGGTCCCGCCGGAGCCGGTCTACGATGCCGCAGCCGAAAAGCGCGCGCGGGAACTGTATAACGACGGCTGCGCCTCCTGCCACGGACCGACGGGGAAAGGGGATGGCGTGCAGGAGCAGAAAGACGAGGACGGCCTACCCACCCATCCGCGTGATCTCACCGAGGCTGTCTTTAAAGGCAGTCCGGACCCGGAGTCGCTGTACCGGAGAATTATTACGGGCATGCCGGGAACACCGATGCCGATGAGTGACTGGGCCCTGGGGAAGGATGCGTGGGACCTTGTGCACTATGTGCTGTCCCTATCGACGCCGGCACAGCGCGAGGCGGCGACGGTATGGACGCCGTCGGAACTGGTCGAGCTGCCGCTGGGAGATCTGGATATCGGTAAGAGTCTCCTGACGGGCGGCCGGCGACTGACCAACCGCGGGCCGTCGTGCCGGGCGTGCCACTCTGTCAGCGGGATCGGCGCGCTCGGAGGGGGCGTCCTCGGGCCGGATCTGACCAATGCGTACCATAAATTCGGCGCGGCCATGATCAAGTGGCCGGAGCATGTGGCCCCGATGAAGCCGATTTATACCGGCAAACCGCTGACGGACGAAGAAAAGGGCCACCTGTTGGCCTTCTTCCGCACCGGCATCGGCCGGGCAACAGACCAGATCTATCAACTGACGGGCATCGGCGCAATCGGCGCCGTCGTGCTCTTCCTGATCATTCACTGGATATGGCGAAACCGGGGCCGGGAGGTGCGCCGAACCATGTATCAGCGATCGTACCAGGACCGAGGAGGGATAGTCTGATGGCCTGGATCCAGGATCTGTTTCAACCTGAGCGCCGTCAGTGGGAGGATTTCTACCGGAACCGCTGGCAGTACGACCGGATCGTTCGCAGCACCCACGGCGTCAACTGCACCGGCGGATGCTCCTGGGAGGTGTATGTCAAGGACGGGATCATCGTATGGGAGATGCAGCAGACCGATTACCCCATGCTCGAAGATAAACTCCCGCCGTATGAACCGCGCGGGTGCCAGCGCGGCATCTCCGCCTCCTGGTATGTTTATAGTCCCATCCGGGTGAAATACCCGTATATCCGCGGCCCGTTACTCGATTTCTGGAGAGAGGCGAAGCAACGGCACGACGACCCGGTGGAAGCTTGGCGATCCATCGTCGAGGACGAATCCAAACGAAAACGGTACCAGCGGGCGCGCGGCAAGGGCGGGTTCCGGCGCGCATCGTGGGATGAGGTGCTCGAGCTGATCGCCGCCGCCTGTCTCTATACGGCGAAACGCTACGGCCCAGACCGGCTCTTCAGCTTTTCGCCCATCCCCGCCATGTCGTATCTGTCGTACGCGGCCGGCTCCCGCTTCACCCAACTCTTCGGCGGCGCCAGCATGAGTTTCTACGACTGGTATGCGGATCTGCCCAACCAGTTCCCGGAGACCTGGGGCGACCAAACCGACGTCTGCGAAAGTGCCGATTGGTACAACTCGAAGTTCATCGTGTCGGTGGGCGCCAACCTGAACATGACCCGCACCCCCGACGTCCATTTTATCTCCGAGGCGCGCTACGAAGGGGCGAAGTTCGTCGTAGTCGCCCCGGACTTCAGTCAGGTGTCCAAATACTCCGACTGGTGGATTCCTGTGAAGGCCGGCGAGGACAACGCCATGTGGATGGCGATCAATCACGTCATCCTCAAGGAGTTTCACGCCGACCGGACGGTCGAGTACTTCACCGATTATCTGACGCGCTATTCCGACGGTCCGTTTCTCATCAAGCTCGACAAAGAATCCGACGGAAGCGCGAAACCCGGCCGTCTGCTGACCGCCGGAGAGATTGAACGCTACAGCGGCGAAGAACACAGTGCCTGGAAATTTCTGGTCCAGGACACCCCATCGGGCGAGCTGCGCTGTCCGAAGGGAGCCGTCGGGCACCACTGGGGAAGCCGGAAGGGCCAATGGAACCTGAAGCTGGAGGACTCGCTCGACGACTCGAGGATCGACCCGCAGCTCAGCTTTATCGATCGATACGATGAGCTGATGTCGGTCAAGTTTTACGATTTTGCCGGGAAGCGCTACCTTCGGCGCGCGGTTCCGGTCCGGCACGTGCTGACCAAGGACGGTCCGGTACCGGTCGCGACCGTCTACGATCTGCTGTTTGCCCATTACGGCGTCTCCCGAGGACTTCCCGGCGACTACCCCACAGACTACAACGATACGGTGCCGTACACACCTGCCTGGCAGGAGCCGATCACCGGGATCGGCCGGGAGACCATCATTCGCCTGGCCCGCGAGTTTGCCGCCAACGCGGAGAAGACCCGCGGCAAATCGATGGTGATCATCGGCGCCAGCGCGAACCACTGGTACAACAACAATCTCGTTTATCGAGGACCGTCCACCGCGCTGATCCTGTGCGGGTGCTGCGGCGTCAACGGCGGGGGGCTCAACCATTATGTAGGCCAGGAAAAACTGACGCTGGCCGCCGCCTGGAAACCGGTCGCCTTCGCGAACGACTGGCTGAAACCCCCGCGCCTTCAGCAGACGCCTCTGTGGCATTACATCATGAGCGATCAGTGGCGCTACGAGGGGGAGTTTACGGAGTATGCACCGCTGCCGAATGACGCCAAGTGGGCGAAGGGGCACGCGGCGGATCATGTCGCGCGCTCCGTTCGTTTAGGCTGGATGCCGTTTTACCCGCAGTTTAACAAGAATCCCCTCGAAGTCGTGCGTGATGCGGAGCAGGCCGGCGCACAGACCCCGGAAGAGATTACGCAATACGTCCTTGACGAGCTGCAGAAGGGCGCCCTCGAACTGTCGGTCGAGAATCCCGACGCCCCGGAGAACTGGCCGCGGGTCTGGCTGATCTGGCGCGGCAACGCCATTCAATCCAGCGCCAAGGGCCACGAGTTCTTTCTGCGTCACTACCTGGGCACCCATCACAATCTGATCGCCCCGGAACGGGTCAATGGAACCGTAAGAGACGTTAAGATCTCAGGCAAGGCCCCGGAAGGGAAGATGGACCTGGTGGTGGACATCAACTTCCGCATGGATACCTCGGCCGTATATTCCGACATCGTCTTGCCCGCGGCCTTCTGGTATGAGAAGGACGACCTGAACTCTACCGACCTGCATTCGTTCATTCATAACCTCGGCAAGGCGGTGGATCCCCCATGGGAGGCCAAAAGCGATTACGATATTTTTAAGGCCCTGGCGAAGCGCGTGTCGGAACTGGCTGGGTACGCATTTGACGGACCCGTCAAGGACCTGGTCGCCGCCCCCCTCAGCGCCAATGGCCCGGACGAGATGGCTCAGAGGGAGATCATCGATTGGAAGGCAACCGGGGAGCGCCCGGTGCCCGGACGCACCTTTCCCCATCTGAAGGTCGTCGATCGCGACTACTCGACGCTGTACCAGAAATTCATCTCGTTCGGCCGGAAGGTACGCGAGGATGGTCTGACCGGCCACAACTGGGGCCCCCTCCCCATCCGGCAATTCTATGACGAGTTGCTGGAGTACCCCGAGGGGGGATCGCCTGACCCCCGCCACAAACGCACCGTTTCCTGGGGCGGACAGCGGTATCCGTCGCTCGAAACGTCGCTGGACGCCGCCAATCTGATTCTGCACCTCTCTCCGGAAACCAACGGCGAGGTCTGTTACGAGAGTTTCAGGGCGAAGGCGGAGGATGTCGGGGTGGAACTGGCAGACCTGGCCGAAGGCCACCGCAGCCAGCGGTTGAACTTCGGCGATCTGAAACGGCAACCAAGGCGTACGTTGATCTCTCCCTGCTGGAGCGGGATGACGAACGACGGACGCGCCTATTCGGCCTGGACGATGATGGTGGAACGGCTTGTCCCGTGGCGCACACTGACCGGCCGCCAGCATCTGTACCTCGACCACCCCTATTACATCGATTTCGGAGAGAACCTGCCGACCTATAAACCCAAGCTCGATGCGGCGCTGATCCACGACATCACCGAGAGCGAACAGGACGGTAACTGCCTGCGCCTGAACTACATCACGCCCCACGGCAAGTGGAACATCCACTCGACCTACAAGGACAACCACCGCATGCTGACGCTGTCGCGCGGCATGGATCCGGTCTGGCTGAACGACAAAGACGCCGCCCGCGTGGGCATTAAGGATAACGACTGGGTCGAGGTCTACAACGACAACGGCGTGGTGGTGACCCGGGCCAACGTCAGCTCCAGGGTTCAGCCGGGCACCTGCCTGTATTACCACGCGGTCGAGCGGACGATCTACGTACCCAAATCCCAGCTTCGGGGGCGGCGGGCCGGGGGCCACAACAGCCTCACCCGCACGCGGGTGAACCCGGTGCAGCTCGCCGGGGGATACGGCCAGTGGTCGTACGGGTTCAACTCGCTGGGGCCGATCGGCATTATGACCCGCAATACGTACTGTCTGGTGCGCAAGATGGATAAACTACAATGGGAGTAATGCAGTGATGGAACATGCCTGGGCCGAGCAGATGGAGCAGGCGCCGAATCCGATGACCGTCCCGATGGATAACCCCAGTGTCGACATGGGGTCGAAGGATCGAACGGCCATCCTGGCCGGCCTGCTCCTGCACGTCTGGCACGGCTACCGCAAGCTGCGGGATTGCCTCATGGAGCTGGAGGACGCAATGCGGCAGGGAGACGGAGAACAGGCCCGGTCGCTCCTTCAGCAGATCACGCGATTTTGCGGAACATCCTTTCGCTACGAGGAAGACGCGGTCTTGCCTGCGCTCCATCAGCGTATCGGCAGTACCCGGCTCCGTAAATACCACGCGGCCCACGATCAGGCGATTCGGCATCTCCGCCGACTCGAGGAGTATCTGTCGGCGTCGGCCGGTGAGCAGGAACGCATCGAACAGGCTCAACCGCTGATTCAGGCGTTGCTGGCGCACGTCGTCTCTATGGCCGGTCTGACGCTGCTGATCGAAACTCTGCCCAGAGTAGAATTGATTCGGATTCTGCAGGCTCGCGAACGGTCGTTGATCGAAGGAAAGGATGTCTATGAATGGGAGCAGGACAGTCGCGGCTAAACATCGCCTCCGGAGAGTAACCTAATGGATCCTCGCGCGCAGGTCTCGATGGTCTTTCACCTGGACAAATGTATCGGGTGTCATACGTGCAGTGTCGCCTGCAAGAATATCTGGACCGATCGGGAAGGTGCCGAGTACATGTGGTGGAACAATGTGGAAACCAAGCCCGGCACCGGCTACCCGACCCGTTGGGAAGATCAGGAACGGTATAAAGGCGGATTCGAGCAGCATGGCGATGAGCTGCGGCTCAAGCTGCAGGGCCGAATGGGCGCGCTCGCCAACCTGTTCTTCAACCCCTATCTGCCTACCGTCGACGAATATTACGAACCGTTCGATTACGATTACGAGAAGCTGTTCTCGGCGCCCGAAGGGGATGATCAGCCCGCGGTACGGGCCAAATCGATGATCTCCGGCGAATATATGGAGATCGAGGCCGGCCCCAACTGGGACGATGACCTTGGCGGCTCTCCGGTGTATGCCAAGAACGATCCCAACCTGGAACACCTCACCGAAGAGGAGCGCCGTTCGCTCAACGAGATTGAGCGGATGGTCTTCTTCTACCTGCCCAGGATCTGTAACCATTGCGCCAACCCCGGATGCGTCGCCGCCTGCCCGGCCGGCGCGATTTACAAACGGGGCGAGGACGGCATTGTCCTGATCGGCCAGGACAAGTGCCGCGCCTGGAGAATGTGCATCTCCGGCTGTCCCTACAAGAAGCCGTATTTCAACTGGAAGACCGGGAAGTCCGAGAAGTGCATTCTCTGTTATCCTCGGCTGGAAAGCGGGCAACCCCCCGCCTGCTTTCATTCCTGCGTCGGACGGATTCGCTATCTGGGCGTCCTCCTCTACGATGCGGATCAGATCAGATCTGCCGCCGGCGCCCCAAACGAACGTCTGGTGGACGCTCAGCGGGAGATGGTGCTCAACCCCTTTGATGAGCAGGTCGTGATGAGGGCAAAGCAGAACGGCATCAGCGACGATATGATCGAGGCCGCGCAGAACTC
This window harbors:
- a CDS encoding Glycosyl transferase, group 1, producing MRLGIVTPFYIPSVRGNSITVQRIESGLRDQGVIVRIWSLEDNPTSAEIRQSLDAFAPDLVHGFHISASGRIVTDTACRLGIPSILSVTGTDVNTDLFDPHRRAEVMDVLRRATRVVVFHNVMRVKLGSELPEIEDRIRIIGQTVHCHEAPFDLRHHLGLAHDDLIFLIPAGIRRVKNITFCLKPLDTLRTQYPHVKAVFVGPIIEAAEGARLRELLRDYPWAFYLGPVPHEQICAILKAADVVINSSLSEGGMANSILEAMHCGRAVLASNIEGNRSVVRDGIDGLLFASESEFAHKAERLISEPSLRHELGKNGKEKIEREFSGEREIHNYLQLYQDAIETCSHRS
- a CDS encoding LysR family transcriptional regulator encodes the protein MDLHVLDLFCRIVESGSFSKAADAMYLTQPTVSGHIKKLEKHVGVRLLDRLGHRATPTKAGDLLYRYAKRMLALRHEAQQAIDEFKGGLKGELILGASSIPGGYLLPPLIGPFRTRYPDISIVLKVSDSKAIIEAVIEGAYEVGAVGAQFDDGRLEYRTFAEDEMVLVVPPAHPWTFRKSVNVKELPSQPFLIRERGSGTRKILEQALERRHLSVGTFKVIGEMGSNEAIRQAVKTGVGIAIISRLAVASDINCRELHAVPIAGLKLIRPFYLITHRHRSRSPICNAFLTFIGASTRSEDSHHS
- the puuR gene encoding HTH-type transcriptional regulator PuuR translates to MVEQLVINVGNNIRELRRQRGLSLRQLSEQIEVSPSAINKIEQNLISPTLGTVLKIVKGLGTTLQSLLNEPSETREVAYLSEDKRRTTFVPDLKINIQSLTGELPDEAFSSVLLTIPKGAKMKEREFHHHGEELQLCIKGKVKFTIRDETYLLKRGDSLHFKSDLRHFWENVGNSEARLLMICAPPIHLGRGAHNG
- a CDS encoding cytochrome C oxidase subunit II, encoding MTQQTLVLITFLIVTGVLVLVFQMVFASTKHATDIAPARVNRYRTLWFLTLAFILGVVFLFTIRRSPYSLFAQERPDKIFAVAAQQFAFVLSDESFEREKPSAEASGGTVLPVGALVEFRVTSRDVNHGFGIFDPDRTLIAQVQAMPGYVNRLRLRFDKPGTYNVLCLEYCGIAHFIMRTSVEVK
- a CDS encoding cytochrome C oxidase subunit I, with the protein product MEKANARMTAAWIVTGLTLFPILILLGIVMRANQGGLITVPADRFFAFLTLHGLGMAGTWFVLGMASSNHLLNKYSPAPLAGNIVAYGLTVIGVVLLIMATLIGKFSAGWYFLYPLPFYSTWEEWATPLFLISITVLGVGWLVWTLSMLVAILRKYPLSQALAWHYLLGSKEPEVPPFIVVLTATLIGIFFCLLAAVTLLILYFGEYLGWIKNDALLMKNLTFVFGHTLVNEMLYLAVAVLYELYPAFGHRAKWKTAWYVALSWNATFLIVMFAYFHHLYMDYVQPTGFQFIGQMASFLAPIPAAVVTIFSVLAYTYRNAMRWNLSSLLYFYGVLGWAIGGVAAVLDATIVNNFVLHNTQWVPAHFHTYNLLGQIFFTLAFIAWFAEQVSGTPFSVGLSKSIFALLLVGGWGFVGMFYLSGTFSIPRRFNLYPADLSLGTTLAKGAAIFAILYLLGTLCFVFGASKRCLRAFSR
- a CDS encoding Cytochrome c translates to MIGPQRRSLVGVRVSLLLTALIILFAAVAAATTPPPSQSLLALGKVTYAQECAACHGTDGHGKGIAAALMDIKPRDFVAAKYRLVSTWERLPTDEDLFNTITRGLPGTAMPSWKHLSERQRWGLVYYVKSFATTPISVRPQQPPAPDGSGGEGIVTVPPEPVYDAAAEKRARELYNDGCASCHGPTGKGDGVQEQKDEDGLPTHPRDLTEAVFKGSPDPESLYRRIITGMPGTPMPMSDWALGKDAWDLVHYVLSLSTPAQREAATVWTPSELVELPLGDLDIGKSLLTGGRRLTNRGPSCRACHSVSGIGALGGGVLGPDLTNAYHKFGAAMIKWPEHVAPMKPIYTGKPLTDEEKGHLLAFFRTGIGRATDQIYQLTGIGAIGAVVLFLIIHWIWRNRGREVRRTMYQRSYQDRGGIV
- the narZ_2 gene encoding nitrate reductase, whose translation is MAWIQDLFQPERRQWEDFYRNRWQYDRIVRSTHGVNCTGGCSWEVYVKDGIIVWEMQQTDYPMLEDKLPPYEPRGCQRGISASWYVYSPIRVKYPYIRGPLLDFWREAKQRHDDPVEAWRSIVEDESKRKRYQRARGKGGFRRASWDEVLELIAAACLYTAKRYGPDRLFSFSPIPAMSYLSYAAGSRFTQLFGGASMSFYDWYADLPNQFPETWGDQTDVCESADWYNSKFIVSVGANLNMTRTPDVHFISEARYEGAKFVVVAPDFSQVSKYSDWWIPVKAGEDNAMWMAINHVILKEFHADRTVEYFTDYLTRYSDGPFLIKLDKESDGSAKPGRLLTAGEIERYSGEEHSAWKFLVQDTPSGELRCPKGAVGHHWGSRKGQWNLKLEDSLDDSRIDPQLSFIDRYDELMSVKFYDFAGKRYLRRAVPVRHVLTKDGPVPVATVYDLLFAHYGVSRGLPGDYPTDYNDTVPYTPAWQEPITGIGRETIIRLAREFAANAEKTRGKSMVIIGASANHWYNNNLVYRGPSTALILCGCCGVNGGGLNHYVGQEKLTLAAAWKPVAFANDWLKPPRLQQTPLWHYIMSDQWRYEGEFTEYAPLPNDAKWAKGHAADHVARSVRLGWMPFYPQFNKNPLEVVRDAEQAGAQTPEEITQYVLDELQKGALELSVENPDAPENWPRVWLIWRGNAIQSSAKGHEFFLRHYLGTHHNLIAPERVNGTVRDVKISGKAPEGKMDLVVDINFRMDTSAVYSDIVLPAAFWYEKDDLNSTDLHSFIHNLGKAVDPPWEAKSDYDIFKALAKRVSELAGYAFDGPVKDLVAAPLSANGPDEMAQREIIDWKATGERPVPGRTFPHLKVVDRDYSTLYQKFISFGRKVREDGLTGHNWGPLPIRQFYDELLEYPEGGSPDPRHKRTVSWGGQRYPSLETSLDAANLILHLSPETNGEVCYESFRAKAEDVGVELADLAEGHRSQRLNFGDLKRQPRRTLISPCWSGMTNDGRAYSAWTMMVERLVPWRTLTGRQHLYLDHPYYIDFGENLPTYKPKLDAALIHDITESEQDGNCLRLNYITPHGKWNIHSTYKDNHRMLTLSRGMDPVWLNDKDAARVGIKDNDWVEVYNDNGVVVTRANVSSRVQPGTCLYYHAVERTIYVPKSQLRGRRAGGHNSLTRTRVNPVQLAGGYGQWSYGFNSLGPIGIMTRNTYCLVRKMDKLQWE